A window of Stenotrophomonas indicatrix genomic DNA:
AGCGAACTGCCGGAGCCGTTGCGCAGTCGCCTGCGGATTTTCTACGACAGTACACCCGGCGCGAACAACGCGCAGAACAACCTGCACGAGTACGTGCACACCCAGCAGCGCGAGACCACGGGATCGCTCGCGCAATACGCGGTGCGTGAGGGCGTGGCCGAGTACATTGCCGAGCGCATCAGCGGTCGCCGACCGGCGCTGCCGCTGTATGCCTACGGGCCGTTGCACGAATCGGAGATCCGCGCTCGCTTCAGAGCGGAGATGGATGGCGATGCGCTGGACAACTGGCTGTACAACAGCGCCCGCAATGCGTTCGGGGTGAGTGATGTGGGGTACTACGCTGGTTACCGCATCGCGCAGGAGTACATGCGGCAGCAGCCGGATGAGCAGCCGGCGATCGCACGGATGATCGAGCTGGATTACAGCGATCCGGTTGCGGTGCGCGGCTTCATTGAAGCATCGGGTTGGCTGCAGCCTCCGCGCACCAATGAGGCTGCCGGCCAGCGGCCGGCACTACCGGAATCCCAACATTGGTAGCGCCGGGCCGCGCCCGGCGGACAGCGCCAACCAAGGTTGGCACCTACCAGAATCAGACCTGCCGGGGAGGCCGGCCAGCGGCCGGCACTACCAGAGGCGGTCAGGCGTACAGCGTCGGGTCGGCT
This region includes:
- a CDS encoding DUF2268 domain-containing putative Zn-dependent protease (predicted Zn-dependent protease with a strongly conserved HExxH motif), coding for MRLPLPLMLALLLPFSAAAASPAQVRTDDIGRFWATYNAVLAEPDAAQRVALVQQRYIEPGSPGLHALMKVRNYTAAEYAQAMLAWPRFWASVRPLTANARQASATLERDLAAFRRLYPALRPASITYAVGVLRTGGTTLGDQVLIGAEMALGDASVDVSELPEPLRSRLRIFYDSTPGANNAQNNLHEYVHTQQRETTGSLAQYAVREGVAEYIAERISGRRPALPLYAYGPLHESEIRARFRAEMDGDALDNWLYNSARNAFGVSDVGYYAGYRIAQEYMRQQPDEQPAIARMIELDYSDPVAVRGFIEASGWLQPPRTNEAAGQRPALPESQHW